Proteins encoded in a region of the Homo sapiens chromosome 20, GRCh38.p14 Primary Assembly genome:
- the CIMIP1 gene encoding ciliary microtubule inner protein 1: MAQKPLSTAAAERMNLVGQDEIWKYRLKAESEARQNWPQNWGFLTTPFEELIKCEEDLPTPKPKIELPERFRIRPVTPVEKYIKVFPSPPVPQTTQGFIGWRSAVPGLNKCLELDDAIRSCKGAFARELCWPKQGVH, translated from the exons ATGGCGCAGAAACCTCTCAGCACCGCGGCGGCTGAACGCATGAACCTTGTGGGTCAGGATGAGATCTG GAAATACCGTCTGAAGGCTGAATCGGAAGCACGGCAGAACTGGCCCCAGAACTGGGGGTTTTTAACAACCCCTTTTGAGGAG TTGATCAAGTGTGAAGAAGATCTCCCCACCCCAAAGCCCAAAATCGAGCTTCCTGAGCGTTTCCGCATCCGGCCGGTGACCCCAGTGGAGAAGTACATCAAG GTCTTTCCATCCCCCCCAGTCCCACAGACCACCCAGGGCTTCATCGGCTGGAGATCTGCAGTGCCAGGCCTGAACAAGTGCCTAGAGCTCGACGATGCGATCAGAAGCTGCAAAGGTGCTTTTGCACGAGAGCTGTGCTGGCCCAAGCAGGGCGTGCACTGA